One genomic window of Borreliella garinii includes the following:
- the flaA gene encoding flagellar filament outer layer protein FlaA has protein sequence MKRKAKSILLFLLSTALFAQEADGLPEGSKRSEPGELVLDFAELARDPSSTKLDLTNYVDYVYSGASGIVKPEDMVVDLGINNWSVLLTPSARLQAYVKNSVVAPAVVKSESKRYAGDTILGVRVLFPSYSQSSAMIMPPFKIPFYSGENGNQFLGKGLINNIKTMKEIKVSVYSLGYEIDLEVLFEDMNGMEYAYSLGTLKFKGWADLIWSNPNYIPNISSRIIKDDVPNYPLASSKMRFKAFRVSKSHSSKEQNFIFYVKDLRVLYDKLSVSIDSDIDSESVFKVYETSGTESLRKLKAHETFKRVLKLREKISMPEGSFQNFIEKVESDKKPEESSSKK, from the coding sequence ATGAAGAGGAAAGCGAAAAGTATTTTACTTTTTTTATTATCCACGGCTCTTTTTGCTCAAGAGGCTGATGGATTGCCAGAAGGCTCTAAAAGGTCAGAGCCTGGAGAATTGGTTTTAGATTTTGCAGAACTTGCAAGAGACCCAAGTTCAACTAAACTTGACCTTACAAATTATGTTGATTATGTTTATTCAGGTGCTTCTGGCATTGTTAAGCCGGAAGATATGGTTGTAGATCTTGGGATAAATAATTGGAGTGTTTTGCTTACTCCTTCTGCAAGGTTGCAGGCTTACGTTAAAAATTCAGTTGTTGCGCCTGCTGTTGTCAAGAGCGAGTCAAAAAGATATGCAGGCGACACTATTTTAGGAGTAAGAGTTTTGTTTCCAAGCTATTCTCAATCATCTGCTATGATTATGCCACCATTTAAAATTCCTTTTTATTCAGGAGAAAATGGTAATCAATTCTTAGGCAAAGGTCTTATTAATAACATTAAAACTATGAAAGAGATTAAAGTATCAGTTTATAGTTTAGGATATGAAATAGATCTTGAAGTTTTATTTGAAGATATGAATGGCATGGAGTATGCTTACTCTTTAGGGACTTTAAAGTTTAAAGGCTGGGCTGATTTAATTTGGTCAAATCCTAACTATATTCCCAATATATCATCTAGAATAATTAAGGATGATGTTCCAAATTATCCTCTTGCTTCAAGTAAAATGAGATTTAAGGCTTTTAGAGTTTCAAAATCACATAGTTCAAAAGAGCAAAATTTTATCTTTTATGTTAAAGATTTGAGAGTTCTTTATGATAAGTTGAGTGTTTCAATAGATTCTGATATTGATAGTGAATCTGTGTTTAAAGTTTATGAGACTAGTGGAACTGAATCTCTTCGTAAATTAAAGGCACATGAAACTTTTAAAAGAGTTTTAAAGCTTCGAGAAAAAATTTCTATGCCCGAAGGGTCTTTCCAAAACTTTATAGAAAAGGTTGAGAGTGACAAAAAACCTGAAGAATCATCCTCAAAAAAGTAG
- a CDS encoding N-acetylmuramoyl-L-alanine amidase — MIDLILFSYLSLYSKTLDYLNVLDFFDTNVFKFDLNIENDVFTIENDKGYLKFRLGFEYALTSSGYYMFVDPIIDIRGEILISQKVLKQIENYFNSLKSYNKPRITSIIIDPGHGGHDAGAVVTLNINGYDVVLQEKDFALTYSIHLSKILSNYFINKNILLTRINDVFLTLKERSEFANAIKPNFPNNVIFLSIHANDAPNNEARGVEFWYLPKDSKREVIKHFKGYDIKGNRYLSELNDILDIKYKYESKRLAEILYKVFKNELSETNIRPIREEQWFVIKNSSMPAVLIEMGFLSNILDAKLILDYNYMSKFNILILKSLVEFINFYEK; from the coding sequence TTGATTGATTTGATTTTGTTTTCATATTTAAGCTTATATTCCAAGACCCTTGATTACTTAAATGTTCTTGATTTTTTTGACACCAATGTTTTTAAGTTTGATTTAAACATTGAAAATGATGTTTTTACAATTGAAAATGATAAGGGATATTTAAAGTTTAGGTTAGGTTTTGAATATGCGCTTACATCTTCTGGTTATTATATGTTTGTAGACCCAATTATTGACATTCGTGGAGAAATTTTAATAAGTCAAAAGGTATTAAAACAAATTGAAAATTATTTCAATTCTCTTAAAAGTTATAATAAACCCAGAATTACTTCCATAATCATTGATCCTGGACATGGAGGGCATGATGCTGGTGCGGTTGTGACCTTAAATATAAATGGTTACGATGTTGTGCTTCAAGAAAAAGATTTTGCATTAACTTATTCTATACATTTGTCTAAAATTTTAAGTAATTATTTTATAAATAAAAATATTTTGTTAACTCGTATAAATGACGTCTTTTTAACTTTAAAAGAGCGGTCGGAATTTGCAAATGCAATAAAACCAAATTTTCCCAATAATGTCATATTTTTGTCCATACATGCTAATGATGCTCCAAATAATGAAGCTAGAGGAGTTGAGTTTTGGTATCTTCCCAAGGATTCAAAAAGAGAGGTTATTAAACATTTTAAAGGATATGATATTAAAGGTAATAGATACTTAAGTGAGCTTAATGATATACTAGATATTAAATATAAATATGAATCTAAAAGATTGGCTGAAATTTTGTATAAAGTATTTAAAAATGAGTTAAGCGAAACTAATATTAGGCCAATTAGAGAAGAGCAATGGTTTGTAATAAAAAATAGCAGTATGCCTGCTGTATTGATTGAAATGGGTTTTTTGTCCAATATTTTAGATGCTAAATTAATTTTGGATTATAATTACATGAGCAAGTTTAATATCCTAATACTTAAATCTTTGGTGGAATTTATAAATTTTTATGAAAAATAA
- a CDS encoding chemotaxis protein CheA → MEILDLENEELLGVFFEEAQNLVDILEENIMSLEDDPNNSDTIDEIFRAAHTLKGSSASLDMMELSDFTHIVEDVFDAIRDDRININNDLVDLLLNSLDVIKEMLAFRLDGKVYLSDISDLKNKLNQFLVVDNQTYIKRLDENSTKNDFCLSELDLEEIREGLGIGQKVLRISVIFNASSDSEVENGGLKIFNILKNLGSVLHTIPKYEQIIEDKFLTRVDYYLIYSDIEGVKKSLDSSNLIESYLVDEFNVKEELKKLSDRKTKDIDLDSNLVLNDGFFDFTENEISDLLLEIENQKLFKVRLNFVKDNPMATISGFQMFQALKSLGKIFKSLPDSSELLADKFFDFVIYYLISNVSVDSIVKKINLPDVVSHFEIKNVDLESLKNISLKENDEVPFKANKSIKKNNPISVNLIRIDSKKIDYILNLVSEAVISKSSYNQINSEMITLFYNFNYFYDYQESFQRNFLIDLKIIFKDAGLTLEDEIESHINSLMNFKMEKALNDISELRNSFFRLLQNFKMTSGRLSRIITDLHESVLKTRMLPISNIFSRFTRVVRDLSKKLNKIVNLEMEGEETELDKSVIDDLVDPLMHCVRNSMDHGLETAEERVKKGKSKAGTIILRAKNEGNVISIEIEDDGIGIDPKIIKRKLIEKGIIKEGVIYSDFELINLIFAPGFSTAAQVTDLSGRGVGLDVVKKSIEKLNGTILVESEIGRGTIFKIKLPLTLVIIQGLLVKSGPETYVIPLNNVLETHRITEYDIKLLENYHEVYNLRDEIISVLRLDKLFNIIRDDSLIEKFLIVVNTNNIKTAIVVDSILGEEDFVVKPIKDKFSASSGIVGATTLGNGKVVLIIDVFKLFDLKKAIKE, encoded by the coding sequence ATGGAAATATTAGATTTAGAAAATGAAGAGCTTTTAGGAGTTTTTTTCGAAGAGGCTCAAAATCTTGTAGATATCCTTGAAGAGAATATTATGTCATTAGAGGATGATCCTAATAATTCTGATACTATTGATGAAATATTCAGGGCAGCCCATACTTTAAAAGGAAGTTCTGCTTCTCTTGATATGATGGAGTTATCTGATTTTACTCATATTGTTGAAGATGTTTTTGATGCTATTAGAGATGATAGGATAAATATAAACAATGATCTTGTTGATCTGCTTTTAAATTCATTAGATGTTATTAAGGAAATGCTTGCGTTTCGTCTTGATGGCAAGGTTTATTTGAGTGATATAAGTGATCTTAAAAACAAGTTAAATCAATTTTTAGTAGTTGATAATCAAACATATATTAAGAGATTGGACGAAAATTCAACCAAAAATGATTTTTGTCTTTCAGAATTAGATCTTGAGGAGATAAGAGAAGGGTTAGGAATTGGGCAAAAGGTTTTAAGGATCAGTGTTATTTTTAATGCAAGCAGCGATTCTGAAGTTGAAAATGGTGGATTGAAGATATTTAATATTTTAAAAAATTTAGGGTCTGTGTTACATACAATCCCTAAATATGAGCAAATCATTGAAGATAAATTTTTAACAAGAGTAGATTATTATCTAATATATTCAGATATAGAGGGCGTGAAAAAAAGTTTAGACTCTTCAAATTTAATTGAGAGCTATTTGGTTGATGAATTTAATGTAAAAGAAGAATTAAAAAAACTTTCAGATAGAAAAACTAAAGATATTGATTTAGATTCCAACCTTGTTTTAAATGATGGTTTTTTTGATTTTACAGAGAATGAAATTTCTGATTTATTACTTGAGATTGAAAATCAAAAGTTATTTAAAGTTAGATTAAATTTTGTAAAAGACAATCCTATGGCTACGATTAGTGGGTTTCAAATGTTTCAGGCATTAAAAAGTCTTGGAAAAATTTTCAAGTCTCTTCCAGATTCTAGTGAATTATTGGCAGATAAATTTTTTGATTTTGTTATATATTACTTAATATCAAATGTCAGTGTAGACAGTATTGTTAAAAAGATTAATTTACCAGATGTTGTTAGTCATTTTGAAATCAAAAATGTTGATTTAGAATCTTTAAAGAATATAAGCTTAAAAGAAAACGATGAAGTGCCTTTTAAGGCAAATAAAAGTATTAAGAAAAACAATCCAATTAGTGTTAATTTAATTAGAATAGATAGTAAAAAAATAGATTACATATTAAACCTTGTCAGTGAAGCTGTAATAAGCAAATCATCTTATAATCAAATAAATTCAGAAATGATTACATTATTTTATAATTTTAATTATTTTTATGATTATCAAGAAAGTTTTCAGAGAAACTTTTTAATTGATTTAAAGATAATTTTTAAAGATGCAGGCTTAACATTAGAAGATGAGATTGAATCACACATTAATTCTTTGATGAATTTTAAAATGGAGAAAGCTCTTAATGATATATCTGAATTGAGAAATTCTTTTTTCAGACTTCTTCAAAATTTTAAAATGACTTCTGGGCGGCTATCTAGAATAATTACAGATTTGCATGAAAGCGTTTTAAAGACCAGGATGTTGCCAATATCTAATATATTTTCAAGGTTTACAAGAGTTGTCAGAGATCTTTCAAAGAAATTGAATAAGATTGTAAATCTTGAAATGGAAGGAGAGGAAACTGAGCTTGATAAGTCTGTTATAGATGACCTTGTAGATCCTTTGATGCATTGTGTTAGAAATTCAATGGATCATGGACTTGAAACAGCTGAAGAGAGAGTTAAAAAGGGGAAGAGTAAAGCAGGTACTATAATTTTGCGCGCTAAGAATGAAGGAAATGTAATATCAATTGAGATTGAAGATGATGGGATTGGTATAGATCCAAAGATTATTAAGCGCAAATTAATTGAAAAGGGAATAATAAAGGAAGGTGTAATTTACTCTGATTTTGAACTTATTAACTTAATTTTTGCTCCTGGTTTTTCAACAGCAGCTCAAGTGACAGATCTTTCAGGTAGAGGTGTTGGTCTTGATGTTGTTAAAAAAAGCATTGAAAAGCTTAATGGAACCATTTTAGTAGAATCAGAAATTGGACGTGGAACAATTTTTAAAATTAAGCTACCATTGACATTAGTGATTATACAAGGTCTTTTGGTGAAGTCAGGGCCTGAGACTTATGTTATTCCTTTGAACAATGTTCTTGAAACTCATAGAATAACTGAGTACGATATAAAATTACTTGAAAATTATCATGAAGTTTATAATTTAAGAGATGAAATCATTTCTGTTCTCAGGCTTGATAAACTTTTTAATATAATAAGAGACGATTCATTAATAGAGAAATTTTTAATAGTTGTTAATACTAATAACATAAAAACCGCAATTGTTGTAGACTCTATTCTTGGCGAAGAAGATTTTGTAGTAAAGCCTATTAAGGATAAATTTTCAGCAAGCTCGGGTATAGTTGGAGCTACTACGCTTGGTAATGGTAAGGTTGTATTAATAATTGATGTTTTTAAACTTTTTGATTTAAAAAAGGCTATTAAGGAGTGA
- a CDS encoding chemotaxis protein CheX → MRIDYIEPFLDAASSVLRDMLLVENIKMGKPGLKSINQKIKGVSVIVGLAGSVEGSIIIDMDIETALFVASKLNFEEYDDFDDEETKEMVAAILTEVGNIIAGNFVTTLHAKGFVFDITPPAFIYGENMKISNKGSEALIVPFSLPDGKIIEVNIAIRERV, encoded by the coding sequence ATGAGAATAGATTATATAGAGCCGTTTTTGGATGCCGCTTCTTCAGTTTTAAGAGATATGTTGCTTGTTGAGAATATAAAAATGGGTAAACCAGGGCTTAAATCGATAAATCAAAAGATAAAAGGTGTTTCTGTAATAGTAGGGCTTGCCGGGTCTGTTGAGGGTAGTATAATTATTGACATGGATATAGAAACAGCTCTTTTTGTTGCTTCTAAATTAAATTTTGAAGAGTATGATGATTTTGATGATGAGGAAACAAAAGAGATGGTTGCTGCAATTCTTACTGAGGTTGGCAACATTATTGCCGGAAATTTTGTTACTACTCTGCATGCTAAAGGTTTTGTATTTGATATAACTCCACCAGCTTTTATTTATGGAGAAAATATGAAAATAAGCAATAAAGGTTCTGAAGCTTTGATTGTTCCTTTTTCTTTGCCTGATGGTAAAATTATAGAAGTTAATATTGCAATAAGAGAGAGGGTTTGA
- a CDS encoding CheR family methyltransferase — protein MQIKEIYFGPKILDDKNCNSKLTNFDFKVVSFELGSDHYLVDIMQVKEIRKSSNFTYVPNVKKYVAGLDNLRGEIIPIIDLRIMFNLEFNKKDLEDIMVLKNEDLLIGVIVDKINNVFSIDSSLIQDPHPVLSQDSLINYIKGVVDYNEKLYILLDVFKIFNYSEEEKVLKPGQNSAEKIDFVSDSDDLDVLEDCKGNFSANNVFPKNSNNNENLILNNISTFNLENIKKNLLKYKFNASLVNDVFLEKVGVKFNMVDTDCLPYDSFLNEFYSKSSGSLWGVDCLEEFQNEIVKNRLNFMDNLNSIFNVLEIGCGSGRETIALVNALSEYYVKPFKLTAIDNDLSKVVETSRLIFSESEIGISEIYRRNSFEQSPGVYKFKSEILNNVLFEYSDALFSDLPDNLGMVFLKDVLCFLDSKDQILILNIIASKTIKGALLVLGDNEELKNNDVFIKEKSAKYFNLYRKV, from the coding sequence GTGCAGATAAAAGAAATTTATTTTGGACCTAAAATTTTAGACGATAAAAATTGTAATTCTAAATTGACCAATTTTGATTTTAAGGTTGTTTCTTTTGAGCTTGGGTCAGATCATTATTTGGTAGACATTATGCAAGTTAAAGAAATTAGAAAATCTAGTAATTTTACTTATGTTCCAAATGTCAAAAAATATGTAGCTGGGCTTGATAATTTACGAGGCGAAATAATTCCTATTATAGACCTTAGAATAATGTTTAATTTAGAATTTAACAAAAAAGATCTTGAAGATATTATGGTTTTAAAAAATGAAGACCTTCTTATAGGGGTTATTGTTGATAAAATTAATAATGTTTTTTCAATAGATTCTAGCCTTATTCAAGATCCACACCCAGTTTTATCCCAAGATTCTTTAATAAACTATATAAAAGGCGTTGTAGATTATAACGAAAAACTTTATATACTGCTCGATGTTTTTAAAATTTTTAATTATAGTGAAGAAGAAAAGGTATTAAAGCCTGGCCAAAATTCTGCTGAAAAAATCGATTTTGTAAGCGATTCTGATGATTTAGATGTGCTAGAGGATTGTAAAGGTAATTTTTCTGCCAATAATGTTTTTCCAAAAAATAGCAATAACAATGAAAATTTAATTTTAAATAATATTTCAACTTTTAATTTAGAGAATATTAAAAAAAATCTTTTGAAATACAAGTTTAATGCTTCTTTGGTAAATGATGTGTTTTTAGAAAAAGTTGGAGTAAAATTTAATATGGTTGATACTGATTGCTTGCCTTACGATAGTTTTTTAAATGAATTTTATTCAAAATCATCGGGAAGTTTGTGGGGAGTTGATTGTTTGGAAGAATTTCAAAATGAAATTGTTAAGAATCGCTTAAATTTTATGGATAATTTGAATTCTATTTTCAATGTATTGGAAATTGGTTGTGGTAGTGGAAGAGAGACTATAGCCTTAGTTAATGCTTTGTCTGAATATTATGTAAAACCTTTTAAGTTGACAGCTATTGATAATGATTTGTCAAAAGTGGTTGAAACTTCTAGGTTGATTTTTTCAGAGTCAGAAATTGGTATTAGTGAAATTTATCGTAGGAACTCTTTTGAACAAAGTCCTGGGGTTTATAAATTTAAGTCAGAAATTCTCAATAATGTCTTGTTTGAATATTCCGATGCTCTTTTTTCAGATTTGCCTGATAATTTGGGAATGGTTTTTTTAAAAGATGTTTTATGCTTCTTGGATAGTAAAGATCAGATTTTAATTTTAAATATCATTGCTTCCAAAACTATTAAAGGGGCTCTTTTGGTTTTGGGAGATAACGAAGAGCTTAAAAATAATGATGTTTTTATAAAAGAGAAATCCGCAAAATATTTTAACTTATACAGGAAAGTCTAA
- a CDS encoding response regulator: MIQKTTIAADSSSKPRGINYDTGIPFNVLIVDDSVFTVKQLTQIFTSEGFNIIDTAADGEEAVIKYKNHYPNIDIVTLDITMPKMDGITCLSNIMEFDKNARVIMISALGKEQLVKDCLIKGAKTFIVKPLDRAKVLQRVMSVFVK, translated from the coding sequence ATGATTCAAAAGACTACAATTGCTGCAGATTCTTCATCTAAACCTAGGGGAATCAATTATGATACAGGCATTCCTTTTAATGTTTTAATTGTTGACGACTCTGTTTTTACCGTAAAGCAGCTTACACAAATTTTTACATCAGAGGGCTTTAATATTATTGATACAGCAGCTGATGGAGAAGAGGCTGTGATAAAATATAAGAATCATTATCCTAATATTGATATTGTTACTCTTGATATTACTATGCCAAAAATGGATGGAATAACTTGTCTTTCTAATATTATGGAATTTGATAAAAATGCTAGAGTGATAATGATATCTGCTTTAGGTAAAGAACAATTAGTTAAGGATTGCTTAATAAAAGGAGCAAAAACATTTATTGTTAAACCATTAGATAGGGCAAAGGTTCTTCAAAGAGTAATGTCCGTCTTTGTTAAATAA
- a CDS encoding glycosyltransferase family protein, whose amino-acid sequence MRLQGSGYSYTVIQSKNNYSQKSSFGISFVILSRGTKIFREDLFEFLSNFDFIREIISIEKQSNRSSLQFISESYGKLKFILLSDDLNSGEKVNLAMKESSCDFVFVLQSDMYLLNPFWIPNIFDEIVKKNVLLVGGEFFDKEEEMIPSIFLPSIDEQQKFKVILVNSEKDYEKTLITMDYCGLYSKEKFLQLGGFDGRIQNEYFQRIDFGLRAIYFGEHVYIYRKLRIQYTALNSPENLTKNKSFLIFLLKNYVPIFVGNGVVFSFLRFCKICLKYKINPFLFQKEFKEIKSEIAKNSLRFKGDLKSAIELWENDIID is encoded by the coding sequence ATGCGTCTTCAAGGTAGCGGCTATTCATATACTGTTATTCAATCTAAAAATAATTATTCACAAAAATCTTCTTTTGGGATTTCTTTTGTAATATTAAGCAGAGGAACAAAAATTTTTAGAGAAGATTTGTTTGAATTTTTATCAAATTTTGACTTCATAAGAGAAATAATTTCAATTGAAAAACAGAGTAATAGAAGTTCTTTGCAGTTTATCTCAGAAAGTTATGGTAAGTTAAAATTTATTTTACTTTCTGATGATTTGAATTCTGGAGAAAAGGTTAATTTAGCAATGAAAGAATCCAGCTGTGACTTTGTTTTTGTTTTGCAAAGTGATATGTACTTGTTAAATCCTTTTTGGATTCCAAATATATTCGACGAAATAGTCAAAAAAAATGTTCTTCTTGTTGGGGGTGAGTTTTTTGACAAAGAAGAAGAAATGATTCCCTCGATTTTTCTTCCCAGCATAGATGAACAGCAAAAGTTTAAGGTAATTTTAGTAAATTCTGAAAAAGACTATGAAAAAACTTTGATTACCATGGATTATTGCGGACTTTATTCTAAGGAAAAGTTTTTACAGCTTGGAGGTTTTGATGGAAGGATTCAAAATGAATATTTTCAAAGAATAGATTTTGGACTAAGGGCTATTTATTTTGGAGAACATGTTTATATTTATAGAAAGCTAAGAATCCAGTATACTGCATTAAATTCGCCAGAAAATTTGACCAAAAATAAAAGTTTTTTAATTTTTTTACTTAAGAATTATGTTCCAATTTTTGTTGGAAATGGCGTTGTTTTTTCTTTTTTGAGGTTTTGCAAAATTTGTTTAAAATACAAAATTAATCCTTTTCTCTTTCAAAAAGAGTTTAAGGAAATAAAAAGTGAGATTGCTAAAAATAGCTTAAGATTCAAAGGAGACTTAAAGAGTGCTATTGAGCTTTGGGAAAATGATATTATTGATTGA
- the lysS gene encoding lysine--tRNA ligase — MKTAHWADFYAEKIKKEKGPKTLYTVASGITPSGTVHIGNFREVISVDLVARALKDSGSQVRFIYSWDNYDVFRKVPQNMPEQELLTTYLRQAITRVPDTRGHKTSYARANEIEFEKYLPIVGINPEFIDQSKKYTNSTYASQIKFALNHKKELAEALNEYRTSKLEENWYPISIFCTKCNRDTTTVNNYDNHYSVEYSCECGNQESLDIRTTWAIKLPWRIDWPMRWKYEKVDFEPAGKDHHSSGGSFDTSKNIVKIFQGSPPVTFQYDFISIKGRGGKISSSSGDVISLKDVLEIYTPEVTRFLFAATKPNTEFSISFDLDVIKIYEDYDRFERIYYGVEDIKEEKKRSFKRIYELSQPYMPSKRIPYQIGFRHLSVICQIFENNINKILNYLKNVQDDQKDKLINKIKCVINWIKDFAPEDFKFSLRSKFDNIEILKEDNKKAISELLDFLKKNFEVATEQDIQNEIYKISRENNIEPALFFKQIYKILIDKEKGPKLAGFIKIIGIDRFEKIVSKYI; from the coding sequence GTGAAGACGGCGCATTGGGCAGATTTTTATGCAGAAAAAATAAAAAAAGAAAAGGGTCCAAAAACCCTATATACAGTAGCATCAGGAATTACTCCATCTGGAACTGTGCACATTGGCAATTTTAGAGAAGTTATTTCGGTAGACCTTGTAGCAAGAGCTTTAAAAGACTCTGGATCACAAGTAAGATTTATTTATTCTTGGGATAATTACGATGTATTTCGCAAAGTTCCCCAAAATATGCCAGAACAAGAACTTCTTACAACTTATTTAAGACAAGCAATAACAAGAGTTCCTGACACAAGAGGCCATAAAACAAGCTATGCAAGAGCTAATGAAATTGAATTTGAAAAATATCTGCCCATAGTAGGCATCAATCCTGAATTCATTGACCAAAGTAAAAAATATACTAACAGTACTTATGCAAGTCAAATAAAATTTGCACTTAATCATAAAAAAGAACTGGCTGAAGCATTAAACGAATATAGAACTTCAAAACTTGAAGAAAATTGGTATCCAATCAGTATATTTTGTACAAAATGCAATAGAGATACAACAACTGTAAATAATTATGACAATCATTACTCTGTTGAATACTCATGTGAATGCGGAAATCAAGAATCTTTAGACATAAGGACTACATGGGCCATTAAGCTTCCCTGGAGAATAGATTGGCCTATGAGATGGAAATATGAAAAAGTTGACTTTGAACCTGCAGGAAAAGATCACCACAGCAGTGGTGGTAGTTTTGATACATCTAAAAATATTGTAAAAATTTTTCAAGGCAGCCCACCTGTAACATTTCAATATGACTTTATTTCAATAAAAGGACGTGGTGGGAAAATATCATCCTCATCAGGAGATGTCATATCACTCAAAGATGTTCTTGAAATCTACACACCTGAGGTCACAAGATTTTTATTTGCCGCTACAAAGCCAAATACTGAGTTTTCGATCTCATTTGATCTTGACGTAATTAAAATATACGAAGATTACGACAGATTCGAGAGAATCTACTATGGAGTAGAAGATATAAAAGAAGAAAAAAAAAGATCATTTAAAAGAATTTATGAGCTATCTCAACCATACATGCCAAGTAAAAGAATCCCTTATCAAATTGGATTTAGACATTTAAGTGTAATCTGTCAAATATTTGAAAATAATATAAATAAAATTCTAAATTACTTAAAAAACGTTCAAGACGATCAGAAAGATAAACTAATAAATAAGATCAAATGTGTAATTAATTGGATAAAAGATTTTGCACCCGAGGATTTCAAATTTTCATTAAGATCTAAATTTGATAATATAGAAATACTAAAAGAAGATAACAAAAAGGCAATTAGTGAACTTTTGGATTTCTTAAAGAAAAATTTTGAAGTTGCTACAGAGCAAGACATTCAAAACGAAATATATAAAATTTCAAGAGAAAATAATATAGAACCCGCTTTGTTCTTTAAACAAATTTATAAAATTTTAATCGACAAAGAAAAAGGACCCAAATTAGCCGGATTTATTAAAATAATTGGTATTGACCGCTTTGAAAAAATTGTAAGCAAATATATTTAA
- a CDS encoding DUF192 domain-containing protein, whose amino-acid sequence MEKILKRFLCLVLLMPFLSFADHFYDKKVVINGFKFFVKIAANEFDRAKGYMGAEKVEYGNGMLFVFKKEQKLSFWMENTPLPLEIAYIDSNGIIKEIYDLEPYSRANVNSIYKAKYALELPRGSFSKFQIKIGDKVNFCFDINSLSVE is encoded by the coding sequence TTGGAAAAAATTTTAAAACGGTTTTTATGTTTAGTTTTGTTGATGCCTTTTTTATCTTTCGCTGATCATTTTTATGATAAAAAAGTTGTGATAAATGGGTTTAAGTTTTTTGTAAAAATAGCAGCTAATGAATTTGATAGAGCAAAAGGCTATATGGGCGCTGAAAAAGTTGAATATGGAAATGGAATGCTTTTTGTTTTTAAAAAAGAGCAAAAGCTATCTTTTTGGATGGAAAATACACCTTTGCCTCTTGAAATAGCCTATATTGATTCAAATGGAATTATTAAAGAGATTTATGATTTAGAGCCATATTCTAGAGCAAATGTTAATTCTATTTATAAAGCAAAGTATGCCCTTGAGCTTCCAAGAGGCTCATTTTCTAAATTTCAAATAAAAATAGGCGATAAGGTGAATTTTTGCTTTGATATTAATTCTTTATCGGTAGAATGA
- the era gene encoding GTPase Era, whose amino-acid sequence MKSGFVAILGRPSTGKSTLLNSICGHKISIISPIPQTTRNKIKGIFTDDRGQIIFIDTPGFHLSKKKFNIAMMKNIHSSIGEVELILYIIDIQDKPGEEENKMLEIIKNSKIKFLVLINKVDLKNTKIKEIIQFLKEKGIEDNNIIKISAEKKINTEELKNKIYENFSEGPLYYPQEYYTDQEINFRISEIIREKAIENLKEELPYSLYVDIDTLENKKRSLFIRANIFVANESQKGIIVGKNGKEIKSIGERARKTIAKIFETKCNLFLQVKLKKNWNKEDKLIKRLIN is encoded by the coding sequence ATGAAATCGGGATTTGTAGCAATACTTGGTAGACCATCAACCGGAAAATCTACCCTTTTAAATTCAATATGTGGGCATAAAATATCAATCATATCCCCTATTCCACAAACAACTAGAAATAAAATAAAAGGAATCTTTACCGATGACAGAGGGCAAATTATTTTTATAGACACACCAGGATTTCATCTGAGTAAAAAAAAGTTTAATATTGCAATGATGAAAAATATACACTCTTCAATAGGGGAAGTTGAGCTTATTCTATACATAATAGATATTCAAGACAAACCTGGAGAAGAGGAAAATAAAATGCTAGAAATAATTAAAAACTCTAAAATTAAATTTTTAGTGCTAATCAATAAAGTTGATCTTAAAAATACAAAAATAAAAGAAATAATACAATTTCTAAAAGAAAAAGGAATAGAAGATAACAATATAATTAAGATATCTGCTGAAAAAAAAATTAACACAGAAGAATTAAAAAATAAAATTTATGAAAATTTTTCAGAAGGCCCACTTTATTATCCACAAGAATACTACACAGATCAAGAAATAAATTTTAGAATTAGTGAAATAATAAGAGAAAAAGCTATTGAAAACCTAAAAGAAGAACTTCCCTATTCTTTGTATGTAGATATTGATACCTTGGAAAATAAAAAGAGAAGTCTTTTTATCAGAGCCAATATTTTTGTAGCCAATGAAAGTCAAAAAGGAATAATTGTAGGAAAAAACGGAAAAGAAATAAAATCAATAGGAGAAAGGGCAAGAAAAACGATTGCAAAAATTTTTGAAACAAAATGCAACCTATTCCTCCAGGTAAAACTTAAAAAAAATTGGAACAAAGAAGACAAACTAATAAAAAGACTTATAAATTAA